The sequence below is a genomic window from Ovis aries strain OAR_USU_Benz2616 breed Rambouillet chromosome 19, ARS-UI_Ramb_v3.0, whole genome shotgun sequence.
TAGGACTGAGGTAGATAAAACAGCTGCAGAGTATGATTCGCATAATCAGAGCACAAGGGCATCTTAGCTCACCCTCTCCATGATCATTATGGGAGGAATGATTTCAGCTATCAGTAATTTAAGCTCTGTTTAAAAATTATGGGAACCAAAGTAAAGTAGCAGCATGGACTCAGTGTCTAAGCATTTTATCTCAAATCTAATAATTCGTAGACTGCTTTTTCTCCCCTGAGGATTATATACCCTTTTACTTTACGAAGGAACAGCTTTTGCCAGACTACACTTAGGAAGATGGATTTGTAACTTACCTTTTTGGTTTTGGGGTATTTAGATGCAGCACGGTTGACATGGGATCCAGTAACTGATACCACGGTTGGGTCAGACCCTGTTAATTGCCTGTTTTCTCCTGAACTGTCTACATTTCCAGCTTCAGTAGGAGTTACTGAGCTGTTATTTCCCCCTTCGTCCAAGGCAGCTTGTGACAACTCTGCCTGCTGTGCAATGGCCTGCTTTTGACGCTTTAGTCTTTGGGCTGAACTGGTCCGGTACCGAGAAATTCGACTCTTCGGTCGGGGCCGAGAAGGCTTTGCTGGAGGTGGTTTGGGGACTGGTTTTTCTGCAGCAATATCCTACAATAACAGCAAAGTTAACTGCTTACTAGAAATatcagcaaatattttatcccgCTTCCTATTCACTTTAAGCACTCTGAATGTTCACTGGTAAAAAAACTGAGCATTAACAAAcattaatttcaaatataatcCTTACAAAATTGATACATTTAAACCAGCCAGAAAGCCTACAGGAAGATGTCCGTTACTTCTTTTTCcaaaaagtatttataaaattgGTCAAAAGTCAGCTGAAAGTAGCCACCAAATTTTAGGTTCTTAGCAGGGAAGGTAAATCCTCCTCTGTTTTTTCCTCAGATACTGAGGTTTTAGCTTAAGGCTTAGAATTTATGGCAAAGATAGGAAAAGGAAGAGTTACTCTGAGGATCCTATGAAATGTCAGGTACATAACTATGCTACAAAGATGGCCAAAGAGAAACCATAAGATCTTTATGAATTCACCACCAACAATTTATCTGGCAGAAATTGTAGACAGTCCCATTCTAGTCTGAGAGTACCTAGTTATTCAAATTCTGTTTCCCTGATTCCACAAATCAGCTAAGTGATAAGCAAATCAGCTTATTTACTGCAAAATAAGGCAAAGCTGAAAACGCTGATTATAGCCATTCCAAAAGATAGGCAACTGATATTAACAAGAGTTATCTAAGGCCTGGAGTCTTTTAATCTTACTCCTGCTTGGGAAGACCTCCGGGTGTTCACTCCAACACTCTGTGGGTTGCTTGTGATGGCAATATTTGAAGCAGGGTTGCTAACTTCAGGTTCAGGGGCTTCAGTTTTTGTCTCCTCTCCCAAAGGAATCTCTGAGGTGGTGGCAGCAATCTCTACGTCAGAACTGCTTTGTTCCAAGGGCTGATCCCGtcgcttctttcttttctctaagtTTTCAAAAGCATGCATGATGGCTTCAACCTTCCTATCTTCCCGGGtctagaaagaaaagacattagCATAGAAGGAAGCCTCTACCAGGAGAAGACAACAGCTTTTCACAAGTATTATTAATGCAAACTGATAGACATTTATTTCAAAAGAGGTCAGctattttgaaactttttaatacaaaagaaaaatagccaTCAAAACtaatttttctctgcattttcagttaaaaaaaaaatcaagtagatTTTCTTCAGCAGCTTCTCAAGGACAAAAATAAACATGACTGATTGCAGCCATAAAGAAGAACTTTTGAATCCATTATGACTGcaggttttgttggttttttaaatgtcaagtcACACAAATGTAGGAAATTACTAAGTTAGCCCAAACAAAGATACTTTGTTTCAACAAGACAGTTTTCTTAAACCAAACTGTCAGTAAGAAACCTCTTAAACCCATCAACAGATAATAGCCACTAGAGAactgtatgtgtgtctgtctatatatgtttaatatatatgtttatatatgtgtttatatatatttatatataaactatatatgtgTTTAACTATATATAAACTTTATGTGTTTaactatatgtttaaaaaataaacataaaatctaCTCTATAGAAAAAGCCCAAATTGTGACCTAAAGGTGATGGTATAGGAacttactgaagaaataaaatgatataaattctGGAGGGGCTCACATGCCATAGGTAGAAGGAATCAGCAGTAACAAAAAATGTTAGAAGGTACCCACCCTCCTGCTATGAGCTGGGCTCTCCTGGTCATCTGcaacctcttccttctcctcttctgctttttcttctgGATTGtctatttcctttaagatagaggCAATATTCAGCTGTATTCTtaaactttaggaaaaaaatcaacccCTGGTTTTTCCCTGGGAGCTTAAAACTCTGTAGAAACAATTTCCAGTGCTTTAGTGTTACTTATATGGGGGTCACATGGTAAACACAGATGATAAATACAATTTACTGCACTGAAACCTGGTAAGTACCCAAAAGGATGCTCCTgacattgcttaaaaaaaaaaaaaaaaaaaaaagacaaaacagaatgaatgaatgcataccCACCTTGATATGAAGGGTATTAAGTGTTAACATAGATTCCCTACATAAAACAACATGTGGCAAGCTGGGATCCACTTCATATGAAGAGGATCAACACCATAGCAACATCTTCTGACCAGGGAAGATTACCTCATGGTCACTGGATACAGTTACTTTCTCAGGAACTTGCTCTGGTTGCTGGCTGTTATCCTCTTCAGGGGCCTCATTCTGCTGCTCCATCTCTAGCTCTTTCCGTCGTGCTTTTCTACGTCTTGTCTCTGCTCCGATGGTAGGTAGACTTGGAGGAGGTGGGAGCGGTGGTTCTGCAGCATTGGGATTCCTTTTTTGTATAGGGCAATTCCGGTTCCCCTTGTGACATGCACAGTCCACTTTATAATTACTGCTCCAAAGAAACAACCAAAAGTGCTTGTCTCAGTACCCTTGAAAATCAGTTATATTATCTATtcattatcttgaaattttagtATAGTAATTTCCTTTGGTACTATTTTTGAACAAGTTAAATAGAGTCATTAAGAGAGtcctataaatattttcaatattctgcATTTCTCTATATAATCCAAACTTACTCAGTGGATGGGAAAGCAAGCCCTCACTAAATTCAGTTCTCCCAACTGTCTTTGTGCTGTTTAAAGGCAGTGAATCCGTGACAGAGTCTGAAGTAGTCATACTTACCTTGTGTCTGCCTTCCCCATGTCCTCACTCTTGCCTATTGATTCCCTACTTATTATTAATACCTTTTCTTCATGCACCTGTGCCGGACATCAGTTTACTATATAGACCCTATTGCCTAAAAGGACCAAGGCAAAAGAAGCAGTCATTTTACAAAACCCATCACGTAATCATCTATGACTTACTATCTGTTTTTCTGCACTGACATATACAGCTGGATTATAGTGGATGATCTGAGTGGATGATGAGAGTTGATGAGGTGAATCTTTAGATTCTTATTCTGTGTGATAGTTGGTACAACAGCTGTGTGTGTAACAATAGATAACTACTGTAATTTCTAGGAGTGTTACATACATACTCTTTTTGTTATTCTTGCTACATAGAGGCAAAGGCCAAAACACCCTTGGTTAGAAGACTGGTAAGCAGTATCACACTATGTCTCTCTTAAAACTAAACACAACACCCTCATTCTGTCTTTCCCTCTATAATTTCTAGGCAGAAAATGCATTATTCATGAaaacaaaaggttaaaaaaaaaagaaaaaggaaatggcaaggcaCGAAAGCAGACTGAACAGAAACAACAGCTTAAAGTGTAAGACAAGGCCACTCATGTTAGGAAAGGCTGATATCTTACCAGTTACTGTACTCATAATCAAATGCTATGGTGACCTCAGCATCCTTGGTGATAGCAGACACAGCATAGATACAGAGATGAATCATCCCATCTGCAATCATGTGTCGCACCTGTGTGAACAAGGCTAATGATTATGATttatcaaaaacaacaaaaactttctgtaagaggaaaaaaaaaccttttactcAAATAATATTTCCTCACTTAGTTATGGTAGTCTGTTATTCCATTTGATACTATCATACAGTAATTGCTTGAAAATTTATGatatttcttgaaataaatttttagatGTTAGCAATCAGAGGAAGAACACTGATCTACATCTTAAAGCTATTTTCAGCTGtaccagaaaattaaaattcttagTCTATAAAAAAAGCTCTGTGAATTTTCTTGCTGTATTTAATGTGGCTGTGTTCATTATGCACCAAATAATCAACTTTAGAAATGTCTAGAATCACTCCTTCAACCTGATCACctaaaatctaaaaaatgaaaccatGCACCTTAGTTTTGGCCCAATGATAAATCTTTTGTATGACAATTCTTTAATATAACCTCACTGACTTCCTATCCAGCCTAGCTCTTTTTCTTTAGCAAATGCCaacttgcttttttgcatttttgcctTCTCTAAAGAAAATCTACTCCTTGACCTCATCCTGTCAGAATAAATAAACCATTACTTTTGATTTTCATCtcttacaatgaaatattatgagCACCATCTACAGACCTTAATCTGGAAGAAGTTTTCAGACTGTTTCTTTAGTTGATTTGTCCTTTTGGTGGTTCCATTCAAAGAGAAGTTGCTACAGAAATCTTACCTCTGCATTTGGTGTACATGATCTTCTGATGAATCGAGCATCATTACCGAAAGTACGTGCATCCACACACATCTCTACACCATTGAATTTTGAGTAGAAGAGCACAAAGGGGTATGGTCTAGGAATATAATTAAAATTCCTGTAATtctcaacagaaataaaaaggctaCCCCATGATTTCAAATATGAAGCACACGATGACAGGAGAGGCAGCAGCCCTCTGCAATGCCTGAACTTAGAAAACATCACATGCTTGTCTGCTTTTGATTAAAGAAAAAGCACAAAGCAAGGAATGCTTTGTTTAGAAAGGAGTCATCACCACTTCATAGATTAAACGACTTGCAGATTTATTTGCACTTCTCTACAAATAGCAGAGAGGCGTGAGTTTTCCTGCAAGAGCATCCTACCCACAAGGATGGCTTTTACAGCTATACTGCTGTTAGACCCACTTTAGCCCTTAATACTTAATGAATGATGTCTTACTTTTTGAAGAAATGCCCATTGACCTCAAATTGCTGCCGTAACATGACTTTGCCTCGATACTCTATTATAAGAGTGTCCAAAGCCAAATCTCTTGCAGCCCTCAGGATCTTCCGGTGCTTCTGAACACGAGTGACTCTTCCCAATTGTAGCTAAATAAAATCAGAGTATTGACATTAGATGCTATCAACAGGAGCTAAGTAGATATTTAAATTATCTCTTAATTGCAGGAAAGGCACTAATACTTTTAGGTTTTACTTGTCTATGTTATTTACCTCAATgatgagacattttaaaatttgataaaatcTTAGTATTTCTAGGAAATAGGTTCTGTATAGTGAACTTGCCACCCCCTTacccccaaagaaaagaaaaggaaaaaaaaaaaaaatctaaggaaaATATGACTAAAATTTTTGTGGCTCTATGTGTAATGTAAGAGCTTAGGTTTCCATTAATCTTAATAATCTCTATTGAGGTGGTATAAATTTTCTATAtcctaatttatctatttttaattaataaagataTATATCTTAAAGTATGTATCTGAACAGTTTTCAAGTGAGCAAAACTTGCTTTTGGTTAAAGATGCTCCTCAATAGATGGCTATTTTGTTACCCTAAGGTCTTATACATCTGAAAGATAGGCTAATTTCAAAATACATCCTTTTCCTGAGTTCTTAAAATCTCAACTAATTAGGAGTCTTTAACCCTTTGATCCTTACCTGCATTTGGGACCCAATAACTGTATTATTACAGGCCAATTCAGTCTTATTAATAGTGTCTAAAATAGCAGGTTTGCCCACAAATTCCTTGTTAGAGTGTAGATGTTGTTCAAGGGCGTTCTGTACATCTGCACTGTACTGATTAGTGAAGGCTTCTTCATACTGATCAGTCCATAGTCTTATCCGATTTTCCCATCCCTCAGTTGTATTCTCATCTAAATTCTGTGCCTCAGAAGGAGAATTCTGTAGAGAACAAAGGTCAAGTAGATTAGGAGAGTCCATAAAAGGGACAGGATGGGAcaggaaggggtggggtgggggactgCCAGGCTAACCATTCAGAGAAAATTAGTTTTCACTTGGCAGTTGTGTGGCACAAGAGCAATGGCCTGGGAAGTCAGGATCTGGCTTCTATCATGGTTTTATTAGCAGTAAGCTGGGAggttcagtttccttatttataaagtgAGAAATCAATCTGGACTGCAATTCAATCCCATCACTATGATTTTATGACCATCTTTATGtcataaaaatcaaatttatcaGAAGAATGACATCAGGTTTGTAAGAAAATCTTCATAAAAATGAACAACAGTGATACTTCAAAATACTCACATTGCTTAAGTTTTCAATACTTATCAAACATCAGTATGACATTTCAAATTGGTAGTTTTACTACTATCCAGGAGTATGTTTTTGCATGTCTTATTATACAATTAATTTATGTTCACTTAAAAGCTACATGTGACCCAAATAAACAAGTAACTCATAATCTTGCCTCCCACAGAAAAAGCTATCATTCAGTATATCTTTCTAGCATGCTATTTATGACATTGCAAAACAGCCATACAATGAAGAGgtatggtgggggaggggctcgGGTAGATGCAGTGTAGGAAATGCTTATAATCTGCTACACTTCACTCGGAAAACCGTTGCCCTCTATGACAGTACAGTACTGAGGAAACATCATATCTTGGCAACATCTTCCTAAATACTTTTATATGTACTTCTGCTATACAGACACAGCTGAAGTCTGATATATGTTCTCCTCCACGGTGTTCAGGACTTAAGGTGttatcagaaaacaaaacaaacactgaTAGTGATGATTTCACACTAGTGATGACTAGAAGGAAAAGACACTAATACCAAAGCTACTTATAAATCCATGTCGACTTTAAACTTGCAAAAACAggtatacaaaaattaatatgGTTTCCACGAACAATAGAGAAAACACTTACACCCATTGTAACAatagctttttttcatttctgtcactAGTTTTGATTGACTATTGTCTACCATCCTTCCCCCAAGGAAcaggaaaatggaaggaaaaatttAATACCACTGTTTTTCACATTACTCACTAGATTCCAAAAGGATGAACAATAAACAAAAGGATCTAACAAATACCTAAGGCCAACACATTGAGAATAGAACACTGCCTGCTTGAGGTGGACAGTAGCAGCTGAGCAAAAGAAAAAGTGCAAAACTTAAGACTTTAAGGGAGCTTATAAGACTGGGGATTAGGGGTGCCCCAGTAGAATTCCCAGGTTTAAGCATCCAGTACTGATCACTAAACTTCTGACTTGTTAAACAATGTATACTGGAAGCCTGTGTCATAGTTTTAGCTATTGCTCACTAACACAACTCTTGTCTAGTCTGCTATCCTGTTCTTCTGAGTACTAGAGATGCCATCTCAGTGGGTTTAGAGCAACAGCTCTCAACCAGTGGGGATTTTGCCACCAAGAAGACTTTTGGTAATACCTGAAGTTATTTTTGATTAATATGTGGCTTTGTTGGCACTTAGTAAATGCTAAGGATGATGCTACACAGTTTACTATAATGCAAAAGACAGCTCCGATCCCTACAAGGAATTATTTGGTTCAAATGTTGTTGGTTCAAACAGTGTTGAGGTTAAAAAACCCTGGTTTAGACCAGTTTCCAGTAGAGAAATTCAACTTTAGGGTTAAAAAGCCAAATGATAGATTCTTCTCATTCTTATGCTATGGTTCCCACTCAGATCTTTGGTAAGGTTCTTAGTAACAATTAATTCCGAGTACAGAATTTATAACTCAGAATTATGATACAAGAATCAAAATAaaccattaatttttaattatttaaattttaacatgCTTATGGAGCTGTCAACATCTCAAAAACTGCAAGCAATATTTGGAGTTAACATGTAGTTTTCTGGGAAAGCCAGTCAATAGCTTTCAGAAAGTTTCAAACTTCTAGAGGCAAGTTACAATAGCTGATAAAAGAGAAAAGGGTTTAACACCTGGGATAAGGGCTATGTCTGCCCCATAAATCTATTCAAGGTCTCCTCTAAGCATCGGTCTCCTTACAGGAGAATGATCTAGCAAAGAAATAGTAACTGTGTTCCAAGACATTCCAGGATCCTGGTGGTCTTGGGCTCTAAGTCCTCTCCCATCTTTTATACAGATATTTACAAGTCTGTTTATGGGTATATGCAAGGTGAGGCCTTGTAATTTTATACAAAGTGCTACCTGtgatctttttaaatgagtcaatttggtattccacatataaatgcgTATTATATCTATATTTCCTAAGAAAGCTTATCCTCACTAAAGAGTTTAATGTTTACCCTATAATGATCAATAAGAAAGATTCTGCTTTTATATCATTTACACATCCACATATAAGAATACTAACAGAACTAAACTAGACCTTAATTCTAATTAAATACTTTGAAGCCATAAGTAATGGTTTGGGAGGTACACTATCCTACATAAGCAAATAGGTAAGGGAAGATATCAGACAGTATATTCAAATTTCCTTTGGGCAAACTCTTCATCGGCTAAAAGTTCCTTTAAATATTGCACATAATTTCTGCATTATCCAACTACTATTTGAAATCATGTCTCATAAGCTTTTACTTGATAACTAAAGAAAAGAAGTGCACTAACATCACCTGAGTCTTCTATACCAAGTAGATATGCCAGGAGAAAACAGCTCAAAAGTAAGTAATTCCAATAAGAATAATTCTTATCAACACTATTACTTTCCTACTGATGAAATTTATCCTTCCAACTGGTGATTATAGTGTACATGATGCTAGGGTGAACGCACAAGAGATCCCCTATCACTAGAAAAACCTCACTCCTGAGATGGAGGCCAATCAGATGGAGGCCAAACATCAACCTCATTTTGTTTGGCCAAATGTCAGTTACCCTGTACCCCAAGAAAAGCAGCTAATGAAAAACCAGTAAACGAAGCCTgattacagaaaggaaaaaatattttagaaaatggccAAGAAAATCCACTTTGGAGAAAGGCTCTATGAAATCTGAATGGCAACaattaaaaactaacaaaaagcAGAATCCAAGATTCCCAGACCATCAATGTCAGGAAAGAAGCTGACCAAAATGCAAGATCACAGTGAAGTAAAACACAGCATCAGAGAAGAAGACCCCTTACCTTCATCCGCAAGGACTTCCGGGATCCCTCTCGAAATGCCTATcccaaagaggaaaacaagtagaacaaaacaaaacttggtACCAAGAATGACAGTTACACCTATCTGAGACTAAAACTAAGGCAAGAACTAGTGTTCTGGTCTGTCCCCTTTACTCTAGGTaacacatacaatggaattccCCACACTATTGTCAAGAAAAGGGGTGGCATAAGGCCAGTGAACTCTGAGGCTAATAACAGTACTTTCCACTGTGAAATTAGGTAATTAACAGGGAAGAGCATGCATCACTTAAACCCTATATGCACCCCTGACactaaaagaaaaagtatataaaaatattaagtaaggCTACAGATTTACCAGTTTGaaattaagaaggaaataaagaccaATCCCCTTAATAAGGGGTGGGCAAGTCACCTAGAAGCAACAAAGTTGCTGTGATGGGGAAGAAAGAACACAAAACAGAAGAGGTTTCCTCTGGAGACTTTTTAGTTGAGAATACAGGAAAGTAACCACAACACTGAGTAAGCCTAGACCATTCAAGAGACGTTTCCTGAATTTTTGgaaacaagggaaaaaacaaTCAACCAACAACATGAACTAGGCATGTACCAGCACAAGAATTTCAGACTGGGTTTTGGGGTTGAGGAGGCAGGAGATACTTTAAGGACAGTGGAAGCCTAGACTGGAGGCAGCTGTACACATGGACTTGTGTCAGGTGGGGCTGGGATTTCATACCTGGGATGTGGGGTTGGAGTAAAAGAGACTATGTGCCAGTTGTGATGGTATGGAGTGGCAGAAAGAGGTTGATCTGTATGTGAGTAACACAGATTAGCTGATTTTCGCAAACAGAGCAGAAGTGGCCCATCAAACATCTGGATCAAATTTCTTAAGAGAACTTCGGTGTATTCTTCATCCAACATTTGGGCTATTTCAGATATATTTCTATTTAAGATACTTTTACCCTCCATACCTTGATTTTCTTCGTCTTTGGTGCTGCACGACCCTTTTCTGGACTCTTTTTCCGCTTCTTGGGTTTGGTTCTTCTAACAGTTAAGGTGATGCTTGTAGGTGTGTGCTGTGTTGCTGTATACAACACAGTGGAAGGAGAAAGCTCCTCATCCCAGCTTTCTGTTGCACTGCTATCCCCacctggaaaaaggtcagttcaCAGTTCACAGTGCATAAGAATCCTAAGTACATTAAAAAACAGCTCATTTCTTTACATCTAGCCCATACTCAGTAAGTCATTACTTCTACCTACTCTATTAGAACATAAATACCACAATCcatatgaaaacaaaattctatCTGTATCTTTCTCACTAAACATACAAATTCTATTCTCTATGTGTACTTCCCCCCTTGAATCTGGTCCCCAGGCTCCCTTGCCTTGATGTGTATGTAACACAGAAAAGGATCTGTTCTtaggtgtgtgtgtacactcacaGGGAATATTTTGATTAGTATAGGCCTAAACTCTTGATTCTGGATACAATTAATTCATAACAACAGAATTACAACGGTTTTTGAGAAGATTTCAATGACTATCCATGAAAAGAGCTGGGGACCATGGGAACTTTCAAGAGGGGTTCTTAGGATGAATATTAAAACCCAAAAATAGTATGTGTCAAAACATGGGCCTAACCCATCTTTGGCTCACCTGATATGTTGTCCTGCTTCCGCCGATGAAGTCTAATAACCTTCCCCCTGCTCATTCCCCTAAAGAGGGAAAACAAACTTAAAGTAGTCCCTCCAACAGCATGCAGCACGTCATCGCACACATGGGAGAAGTGTCTCTGCATATACTACCCCCTTCCTCCCACCTACCAAATGTTTCCAGGACATTAAATTTCATATCAAATTCAATAGCTTTAAGATCAATCTCTCATTCCTTGTTGTCAGCAATTCTCACCTAGTGCAGAGAATTCGAGCCAAGGAGCACTAAGGAATCATCTACATtaacaaacacaagaaagaaTACTTTGAGCTTTTCCCTACTAATAAGAAACCCTAATCCCAGTAACCCAGGGTTGGATTTAGATGGAACACGATCTTACCTGCACTTGTCACAGTTGAGAAGGAAGCCATCCTGAGAAAGACCACAAGGACACCAGGAAGGAACAGTCTCTCCTTCTGAGTTCGGGCTGTCTCCACAGCGTTCCTCTACGGGCGACGGCAGGCCATTCAGGTCAGAACGAGGGATGATCGTCTGGACAGGGGGAGAAGCAGGAGGTGTCGGAGGAGGAGGGGCTCCGTAATTATGATcctgaaaataagattttttaaatcaacagTGTCCAAACACTGGCCCCTCTCTCCCCTAAAGTATGGTacatatggaaagaaagaagaaagtagtACCCTTCGTTTTTTGGCTTCAACCAGGAAAGTGATAAAACAAAATGCCAAGGTCAACTGGGACATAAAAACAAGAACAATGATGCAGGGCTAGACGTCCGCTGGAGGCAGGGAAGTGCAAAAGGGGCAACTTCGTCATGCTGCATATAAACATTTCAAGAAAGTCACAATGTATAAGAATGGATTACACTCCAGGAAGATCACTGCTCTGGAGAGAAATAAATGCATACTCACAGCGTAAGGCAGTCCTCGACACCCATGCCTCTGAGTGGTCCCATAATTATGAGTGGAATACACGCTCTTCTCATTAACTGCTGGACTAGCCTCCACAGATTCAGGGCTGCACAAAGGCGAAAAGCAACGCATGATAGCATAACACCTAATCTTTCCTTAAACTAAGACTTAACTTCCCATTCTAACCCCTCCTCTTTCCACAACCACCAGCCACTAGAGTAAGAGAAAGAACTCAGTGAAACAATCTCATCAACGTAACTAAGCCTATAAATAACAGTAGGAGTGTTATTAAATGTGGATTTGTGTGTAACATGAAGCCAATATAGGCAGATGTCTCAAAGCAGGCACCTGGGATACAAGGTGTCCCTAATGACAAACACAAACGTACCAGCTGAGCAGGGAGTTTCCCCTAGAGAAGCCACTCTGGGCTGGTTTAGACTCAGAACTATTCTTCTTAATTGGCTCTCTTAATACTTCCATGAAACCTCACATGACATTTGCAGTGAGTGAGATGATGAAAGTGCCTTCTGCACTGCCCCAGGGACCAGGCCCTCTTCCATTCACTACCAAGACAGGATACCCTGAAGAAAGTACAGGTAAAAACAATGGCATCTTATATTTATCATACCTCTCATCTTGATGAACCCCCAAACACCTTCCACATATTAAGAATAATAATTTCTCATCCACCAATGACATGCAAGCATATCAAGGACACAATTATTTAATAGCTGCATGGTAATACCACAGAACTTCAAACTAATCAAAACTGCACTCAGAAGTTTATTCTAGTGATAAATAACAACAGTAGGACTAAGTACCATTCTGAATTGTCTATTATTTTCTAGGAGATTTACAGTATTAATTTGTTTACTCTGCAACTACTAAACATGGTAAAGAGCACCTTATTTTTACAGAATGTGAAGTTGAGGTGGTGAGATTATATAACTttaccaaggtcacacagtcagtcAATGTGTGACTCCAAAATCTATGCTTTTTCCACTACACCTAACTAGTTTGGAAACCAGGATAACCTTCTTCCTTTAAAGAAAATGACGTAAGATCTTAAGTAACCAGGCTTATTGAGAAGCTTGGTTAAGTATCTTTCTGTACTGACACTGAGTGGAAAATAAACTGTTTAAGCacaatttattaatataaaataattataaatgtgtTTTAAGTTAAGAAACTTAATGTAAGCCCTTATTTGATAATAACAAGATAGAGGTGGCTAAGGACAAAATTCAAGTTCTGGGGCAAAAAGAACTTAACTGATTGCTTAGGTAACTGGTTAGG
It includes:
- the SETD5 gene encoding histone-lysine N-methyltransferase SETD5 isoform X4, yielding MEVLREPIKKNSSESKPAQSGFSRGNSLLSCPESVEASPAVNEKSVYSTHNYGTTQRHGCRGLPYADHNYGAPPPPTPPASPPVQTIIPRSDLNGLPSPVEERCGDSPNSEGETVPSWCPCGLSQDGFLLNCDKCRGMSRGKVIRLHRRKQDNISGGDSSATESWDEELSPSTVLYTATQHTPTSITLTVRRTKPKKRKKSPEKGRAAPKTKKIKAFREGSRKSLRMKNSPSEAQNLDENTTEGWENRIRLWTDQYEEAFTNQYSADVQNALEQHLHSNKEFVGKPAILDTINKTELACNNTVIGSQMQLQLGRVTRVQKHRKILRAARDLALDTLIIEYRGKVMLRQQFEVNGHFFKKPYPFVLFYSKFNGVEMCVDARTFGNDARFIRRSCTPNAEVRHMIADGMIHLCIYAVSAITKDAEVTIAFDYEYSNCNYKVDCACHKGNRNCPIQKRNPNAAEPPLPPPPSLPTIGAETRRRKARRKELEMEQQNEAPEEDNSQQPEQVPEKVTVSSDHEEIDNPEEKAEEEKEEVADDQESPAHSRRTREDRKVEAIMHAFENLEKRKKRRDQPLEQSSSDVEIAATTSEIPLGEETKTEAPEPEVSNPASNIAITSNPQSVGVNTRRSSQAGDIAAEKPVPKPPPAKPSRPRPKSRISRYRTSSAQRLKRQKQAIAQQAELSQAALDEGGNNSSVTPTEAGNVDSSGENRQLTGSDPTVVSVTGSHVNRAASKYPKTKKYLVTEWLNDKAEKQECPVECPLRITTDPTVLATTLNMLPGLIHSPLICTTPKHYIRFGSPFIPERRRRPLLPDGTFSSCKKRWIKQALEEGMTQTSSVPQETRTQHLYQSNENSNSSSICKDNADLLSPLKKWKSRYLMEQNVTKLLRPLSPVTPPPPNPGSKSPQLTTPGPSHPEEECRNGYSLMFSPVTSLTTASRCNTPLQFELCHRKDLDLTKVGYLDSNTNSCADRPSLINSSHSDLSPHPSVGPTSETGFTSRSGDGHQTLVRNSDQTFRTEFNLMYAYSPLNAMPRADGLYRGSPLVGDRKPLHLDGGYCSPAEGFPSRYEHGFLKDLSRGSMSPGGERTCEGVPSAPQNPPQRKKVSLLEYRKRKQEAKENSAGGGGDSTQSKSKSAGAGQGNSNSLSDTGAHGVQGSSARTPSSPHKKFSPSHSSMSHLEAVSPSDSRGTSSHCRPQESISSRWMVPTSVERLREGGSIPKVLRSSVRVAQKGEPSPTWESNITEKDSDPADGEGPETLSSALSKGAAVYSPSRYSYQLLQCDSPRTESQSLLQQSSSPFRGHPTQSPGYSYRTTALRPGNPPSHGSSESSLSSTSYSSPAHPVSTDSLAPFTGTPGYYSSQPHSGNSTGSSLPRRSCPSSAASPTPQGPSDSPTSDSVSQSSTGTLSSTSFPQNSRSSLSSDFRTISLPSAGQSAAYQASRVSAVSNSQHYPHRGSGGVHQYRLQPLQGSGVKTQTGLS